The window GATAATTATCAGGACGAGAGATTGATTCCCGGTTTGAACGCTACCGTAAAAATCAGCAAATCATGAATCATCCGATAGATTGTAAAACAAGGGAGATGCGAAATGGACAAAAAGGAAGAAGCAACTTCTTCAACTTCTTCAACTTCTTCAAATAAAGGTGTGATGCTCGCCTCCCTGGTCATCATTCTTGCCGTGTTCATGGCCATATTGGATACGAGCATCGTCAATGTTGCGATCCCCAAAATGATGGCGGTTTTCGGAGTCAATCAGAGCCAGATTCAATGGGTCGTTACCGCTTATGCTCTAGTTGTAGGAGCACTTGTGCCGGTTACCGGATATTTGGGAGATCGTTTCGGCTACAAGAAAATATTTCTTGTTGCACTGTCGATCTTTACTGTGGGCTCAGCCCTGTGCGGATTGGCCTGGAGCAATGGCTCTATGATTATCTTCCGAATTGTGCAGGGCTTGGGCGGCGGAGCCTTGATGCCGGTCAGCATGACGATGATGCTGAGCATGTTTCCTCCGGAGCGCAGGGGAAGAGCCATGGGGATGTTCGGGCTCTCGATTATGTTCGCGCCGGCCATCGGTCCGACACTTAGCGGTTATATCACGGAGTATTCGAATTGGCGGCTCATCTTCACGATCAACGTCCCTTTCGGAATCATCGACTTCCTGCTGGCGTGGTATCTTTTGAAAGATTTTAATAAATCGGTCAATCAGCGTTTGGATATTTGGGGCTTGATCACTTCCAGTATCGGTATGGCCACTTTGCTGTACGGGGTCGGTATCGTGCCGGATAAAGGGCTGTACGATACGGAGGTCATAACCTTTGTTTCCATCGGAATCATTTCCTTGATTGCTTTTATCATTATTGAATTGAATGTCAAGGAGCCGCTGCTCGATTTAAGATTGTTAAAGAATTTTACTTATACGCTGTCTTTGATCATATCCAGCATTGCGACCGTGATTTTGATGGGCAGCATGTTCCTGATTCCCGTTTTTTTGCAAAATATATCACATCTATCTTCTGTACAAACCGGTTTGGTTCTGCTCCCGCAGGCCATTTTTGCGGGGATCATGATGCCGATCTCCGGAGCGCTGTTCGATAAGATCGGCGGCCGTATTTTAGCCGTTACCGGCATGCTGCTTACATCGTTTTCTTTATATTTGACGGCAAGCTTGGATGCGACGACCTCGAATTCCACGTTGATCTTTTGGATGGTGCTTCGCTCGGTGGGTACGGGTCTCATGATGATGCCGATTCAGACTTCGGGCATGAATGCCATTCCGTTGAATAAAATCAGCCGGGGCACGGCGCTGAACAACACGGTCCGCCAGGTCAGCTCCTCCTTCGGAATCGCATGGCTGACGCTTCTGTTGACGAACCGCCAAACCTATCACGCTGCCTTGAACCGGGACAGCTTGAATCAGATGTCCACTCAGGTGATGGTCAATCTGCAGGAAATCACGAACGGATTTATCGGTCTCGGCCAAAGCGCATCGCAAGCCCATGCAAGTGCGGTCTCTTATATGGCCGGTCAAGTGCAGCTTCGGTCAGTCGTTTCCGGAATGGATGACGTGTTTATGGTTACTGCGGGCTTGGCTCTCGTAGGGGGATTTTTATCTTTATTTATAAAACGGACCAAACTCAATAAAGGCGGGGAAAAACCGCATGTCATCGCGGAATAGGCATCCTGTGCCGGCGAATTAAATTGCAAAGGGGAAAATTATCAATGGTGCAATTTGCGAACCAACGAACTACTTTCAAGCGTCTTGGATTTTCGTTATTCATTACGATGCTGTCTTTGGTCGTGCTGTCGGGATGCGCCGCTTCTCAAGACAAAACGGTCACTTCGGTCAAAGTTGCACAAGCGGGCAATCAAACGGTAGATCAAGCCATGGAAGAGGATGCCGATGTCGTCGCATCGACCGAAGTCAATGTTGTGCTGAAGGCCGGGGGTGATGTGAAGCAAATTGTCAAAAACAAAGGGGAATTTGTCAAGCAGGGAGACCTCATCATGCAATTGGATGACTCTGACGCCTTGAGGGCAAAGGAAAAAGCCGTTCTGGCGCTGCGAAATTTGCAGTCGCAATTGGACAAAACCGAATCGGACATTGCCGCCAACAAAAGAACGATTCAAAATTCCATGGAAAAGCTGCAGCTGCAAATCAAAGAGCTTCAAAAAAACTACAGCAGCATTCATAATGATTACGATCAAGGGCTTGCCACTAAAAAACAGCTGGAAAATGCAGATACCCAGTTGAGCAGTGCGAAGCTGGATTTGAACTC of the Ferviditalea candida genome contains:
- a CDS encoding DHA2 family efflux MFS transporter permease subunit, with amino-acid sequence MDKKEEATSSTSSTSSNKGVMLASLVIILAVFMAILDTSIVNVAIPKMMAVFGVNQSQIQWVVTAYALVVGALVPVTGYLGDRFGYKKIFLVALSIFTVGSALCGLAWSNGSMIIFRIVQGLGGGALMPVSMTMMLSMFPPERRGRAMGMFGLSIMFAPAIGPTLSGYITEYSNWRLIFTINVPFGIIDFLLAWYLLKDFNKSVNQRLDIWGLITSSIGMATLLYGVGIVPDKGLYDTEVITFVSIGIISLIAFIIIELNVKEPLLDLRLLKNFTYTLSLIISSIATVILMGSMFLIPVFLQNISHLSSVQTGLVLLPQAIFAGIMMPISGALFDKIGGRILAVTGMLLTSFSLYLTASLDATTSNSTLIFWMVLRSVGTGLMMMPIQTSGMNAIPLNKISRGTALNNTVRQVSSSFGIAWLTLLLTNRQTYHAALNRDSLNQMSTQVMVNLQEITNGFIGLGQSASQAHASAVSYMAGQVQLRSVVSGMDDVFMVTAGLALVGGFLSLFIKRTKLNKGGEKPHVIAE